From Montipora foliosa isolate CH-2021 chromosome 6, ASM3666993v2, whole genome shotgun sequence, a single genomic window includes:
- the LOC138004889 gene encoding uncharacterized protein, which produces MSKRTRSRERFPIGEWARKAKYKRIEAVEASKSLEKIEQEISSAKETTKILKENNVQLLGEIKELRRKRGLLEDDKVHLPRGSAVPTKLDKENSDCTVGLSEKIASKRRKRTVDAAKMIHSSPQTPDEVSKTDALNGLWNTFVSYANNKDVTMLCSRSRKVNTLVVPKVVNNAVAAFEKSAKNYERSVSVIYKGGILSKRKYNELRSSEMFEFDLPTGKRRRTEFKKGCKVPALVPYKDLMKFISEQEIGTLHNIPQARADSEIEKESEDVNQNLLPLVPGHFIDLEERLLQMADLYLHIDSHRPNFLNWFGKEKGNFLVAIGADGAPFGKCNEACAWLVSFLNVTERVSSPYDNFLICGGNCREEHPSMIEYGKLLRSQISVLEKKTFTVKGLQVNLTFKLVPSDMKWLSKFSGELSNAATYPNPFANVNQKDLSERGCTLGNNPRDKWKPWAYDFRMKVANKVAQFKQKQPKPTNASQMQTFRNKVCQFIGNLKSRQEYEPILGPLVQNAKADSLHIGNNCWGHWFKKLLTTILANAKVGTNVKSVFQLPEDNPLRIHLKTLRFKLKCKKLYNKFCRWFKEKRKSGDFEFRFTGEETKKFCHGFMFIIEDLIGDGSDIEQPKNFFALSMARMGLHLRNALSLAVRVSDIKTEDLPKLKQDCRMYFNLASLFHSTNVSVWTMGHCVPFHSNQLMEDLGVGLGINSMQGREAKHQQLASFAEFSLVKNRWEKVFRHEHMSLIWLRQQNPFSDGYSKCKDKYIPPRCYTDEYCFCGIALNSEGKCRYCDSRLSKEIATCASSGSLTVKMKEILRHAEQARQ; this is translated from the exons ATGTCGAAGCGCACGAGAAGTCGAGAGAGGTTTCCAATAGGAGAGTGGGCTCGTAAAGCGAAGTATAAGCGCATCGAAGCTGTGGAAGCGAGCAAAAGTCTTGAAAAAATTGAGCAGGAGATTTCAAGTGCGAAGGAGaccacaaaaattctaaagGAAAATAATGTTCAGCTGCTGGGTGAAATAAAGGAACTCAGGAGAAAG CGTGGCTTACTTGAGGATGACAAAGTACACCTACCAAGAGGCTCAGCTGTCCCTACAAAACTAGACAAGGAAAACAGTGACTGTACAGTTGGTTTGTCAGAGAAAATTGCCTCAAAGAGAAGGAAACGTACAGTGGATGCAGCAAAGATGATCCATTCTTCCCCTCAAACACCTGATGAAGTTTCCAAAACAGATGCTTTGAATGGACTGTGGAACACTTTTGTATCTTATGCTAACAACAAAGATGTTACTATGTTATGCAGTAGATCTAGAAAGGTTAATACCTTAGTTGTACCCAAAGTAGTAAATAATGCTGTGGCTGCTTTTGAGAAGTCAGCAAAGAATTATGAAAGATCTGTAAGCGTTATTTACAAGGGGGGTATCTTAAGTAAAAGGAAGTACAATGAGTTGCGTTCCTCAGAAATGTTTGAATTTGATCTTCCCACTGGAAAGCGCAGGCGAACAGAGTTCAAAAAAGGTTGTAAGGTGCCCGCATTAGTACCATACAAAGATTTGATGAAATTCATATCAGAGCAAGAAATTGGGACCCTTCACAATATACCCCAGGCCAGGGCTGATAGTGAAATTGAGAAGGAAAGTGAAGATGTTAACCAGAATCTGTTACCACTTGTACCCGGTCATTTTATTGACTTAGAAGAGCGTTTGTTACAAATGGCTGATTTGTATCTTCATATTGACAGTCACAGGCCAAATTTTCTGAATTGGTTTGGAAAGGAAAAGGGCAATTTTTTGGTGGCAATTGGAGCTGATGGTGCTCCGTTTGGAAAATGTAATGAGGCATGTGCTTGGctggtttcttttttaaatgtcaCAGAAAGAGTATCAAGCCCTTATGACAACTTTCTAATTTGCGGTGGTAACTGTCGTGAAGAACACCCATCAATGATAGAGTATGGCAAACTTCTAAGATCTCAGATCAGtgttttggaaaagaaaacatttaccGTAAAAGGCCTACAGGTAAATCTTACCTTTAAACTTGTGCCTTCTGATATGAAATGGTTGAGTAAATTTTCAGGTGAACTAAGTAATGCAGCTACATACCCAAACCCCTTTGCCAATGTGAATCAGAAAGATTTGTCAGAAAGAGGGTGTACTCTGGGCAATAATCCAAGAGATAAATGGAAACCTTGGGCTTACGATTTTAGAATGAAGGTTGCTAACAAAGTTGCACAGTTTAAACAAAAACAGCCAAAACCAACCAATGCATCTCAAATGCAAACTTTCCGCAACAAGGTGTGCCAATTCATAGGTAACCTTAAATCCAGGCAAGAGTATGAACCAATACTTGGTCCTCTAGTCCAAAATGCAAAGGCTGACAGTCTCCATATAGGCAATAACTGCTGGGGACATTGGTTCAAAAAGTTGCTTACCACCATTCTAGCAAATGCAAAAGTGGGCACAAATGTGAAGTCAGTTTTCCAGCTTCCAGAAGACAATCCCTTACGCATACATTTAAAGACCTTAAGGTTTAAGTTGAAGTGCAAAAAATTGTACAACAAGTTTTGTCGTTGGTTTAAggaaaaacgaaaatctggTGATTTTGAGTTCAGGTTTACTGGTGAGGAGACCAAAAAATTTTGCCACGGATTTATGTTTATCATTGAAGATCTCATTGGTGATGGCTCAGATATAGAACAACCAAAGAATTTCTTTGCCTTGTCAATGGCAAGAATGGGTCTTCATTTAAGAAATGCTTTGTCTCTTGCTGTCAGAGTTTCAGATATTAAGACAGAGGATTTGCCTAAATTGAAACAGGATTGCAGGATGTATTTTAATTTAGCATCTCTATTTCATTCCACCAATGTAAGTGTTTGGACGATGGGGCATTGTGTCCCATTTCACTCAAACCAGTTAATGGAGGATTTAGGAGTTGGCCTTGGGATCAATTCTATGCAAGGTAGAGAGGCTAAGCATCAGCAATTAGCATCTTTTGCAGAATTCTCTCTGGTCAAAAATAGGTGGGAAAAAGTTTTCAGACATGAACACATGTCACTGATTTGGTTAAGGCAGCAAAATCCCTTCAGTGATGGTTACTCTAAGTGCAAAGACAAATACATTCCACCTAGGTGTTATACGGATGAATATTGTTTTTGTGGAATTGCTTTAAATAGTGAGGGTAAATGTAGGTATTGTGACAGCAGACTGTCAAAAGAAATTGCCACTTGTGCTTCTTCAGGAAGCCTAACtgtgaaaatgaaagaaattttaaGGCATGCTGAACAAGCAAGACAGTGA